CGAGCTGGCCGCGAAGCGACGAGGGCGTCACCTCGAGTGTGTTGGGGGTCACACAAGTCATGGGATGATGCTGCGGCCGGGGTGCGGCACGGGCTATCCACCTGAGGCGCGTGACTATCCATCCCACGCTGACATATCATCACCGTGACGATCGTTGCGTTGTTGGTAGATGCGAGCAGGGAGCTGCGCCATGACCCGAGTGACGACACCGCTGGCCTCGCACGGGGTCCTGCGCACCACCGACGTGGACGACGCCCGCAGCTCCGTCGCCGCGTCGCTGGCGCCCCACCGGCTGACCCCGCTGCGTGACGCCGGCGCGTTCGAGGCGCTCCACAACGTCGCGGTGCTCGACCGGCTGAGCCTGCACTACATCGACTACGGCACCGAGGTGGAGGTCACCACCGAGCGCCTCGGGTTCCACCTCGTGCAGATCCCGCTCGGCGGCCTGAGCACGATCCAGGCCGGCACCAGCACCCTGGCCGCCACCCCGCGCAGCGCCGCCGTCACCGCGTCCGGCGAGGTGCTGCGCATGCGGTACTCCGCGGGCAACCCGCGGCTGATGCTGTGCATCGCGCCCGACCTGCTGCGCGAGCGGCTGGAGGTCGCGGCCGAGGTCGGCGTCGTGGTGACGATCCGGGGCGGGGCCACGGTCGACATCACCGCAGGTGCCGGCCGGAGCTGGCGTGGCCTGGTGGACGTCGTCCTGGCCGACCTGGAGCACGAGGGCGGGCTCGGCCGCTCACCCCTGGCCGCGACGACGCTCCAGCTCGCCGTCGTCGACGGCCTGATCGCGTCGCTCGCCGAGCCCTGGACGGATCCGGGCGACCACTCGACCCCCGAGCGGGTCATCCGGCGCGCCGCACGCCTCATCGAGGAGCACTGCGCGGAGCCCTTGGGCACCCCCGACATCGCCGAGGCGGTCGGCATCTCGGTCCGCGCGCTGCAGGCGGGGTTCAAGGCGCACCTGAGCACGACGCCGATGGCGTACATGCGCCACGCGCGCCTGCGGCGGGTGCGCGGGTCGCTCACGGACGGCAGCGCGCACTCGGTCGCCGAGGCGGCGAGCAGGTGGGGCGTCACCCACCTCGGCCGCTTCTCCGCCGACTACCGCGCCGCCTTCGGCGAGTTCCCGAGCGAGACGTTCCGGCGCGCGCGCTGATCCCTGGCGGACGTGAGGTCCGTCACGTGATCGGCGCATTCCGGCCGACGCGAGCGCAAAGCGGATAGAGGCGCCCGGCCGCCGCGGCCTACGTTCCTGACTCCGGCGTGTGATCACGCTCACGTCCTGAGAAAGGTGCGCCCATGCCTGCCATCGATGCGCTGCTGACTGCCCTCACCACCGGTGAGGTCGAGCTGGTCGACCTCACCGCCCCGCTCACCCCCGAGACCCCGATCCTGCAGCTCCCCGCCCCGTTCGCGAACACCATCCCGATGTCCCTCGAGGTCGTCAGCGACTTCGACGACGCGGGCCCGGCGTGGGGCTGGAACAACATCCACACCGGCGAGCACACCGGCACCCACCTCGACGCGCCCGTCCACTGGGCCACCGGGCGGCAGGGCTACACGGTCGACGCCATCCCGCCGTCGCGACTGATCGGCCCCGCCGTCGTGCTCGACCTCACCGCCGAGGTCGCGGAGAACCCCGACTTCGTCCTCGAGCCGGAGCACTTCGAGAAGCACGTCGCCGAGCACGGCCCGCTGCCCGAGGGTGCCTGGCTCGTGTTCCGCACCGGGTGGAGCGCCTTCAACAAGGACGCCGCGGCCTTCGCCAACGCCGACGAGCACGGCCCGCACACGCCGGGCGTCTCCCCGGAGGGCGCGCAGTGGCTCGCCGCCTCCGCGATCACGGGCTTCGCGGTCGAGACCGTCGGCATCGACGCGGGGCAGGCAGGCGGCATGGAGCCGCCGTTCCCCGCCCACCACTTCCTGCTCGGCGCCAACAAGTTCGGCCTCACGCAGCTCCAGAACGTCGACCGGCTGCCCGTGACCGGCGCCGTCATCGTCGCGTCGCCGCTGCCCATCGTCGGCGGCACGGGATCGCCGGCGCGCGTGCTGGCGTTCGTCCCCGCCTGAGCCGCCTGAGCCGCCTGAGCCGCCGGTTCGCCCCTGCCCGCCACGACCAGCAAAGGAAGTAGACCCGATGGCCGAACGTTCGTTCGCGCACGAGGTGCGCAAGCTCCGCACGGGAGCGGGAGACACGCTCTCGGGGGAGGGCATCCTCGCGGTGACCAAGGCCCTGCTGCAGTCCGGCGTCGCGTACGTCGGCGGGTACCAGGGCGCCCCCATCTCCCACCTGATGGACGTGCTCGGGGACGCGCACGAGATCCTCGAGGAGCTCGGGGTCTACTTCGAGAACAGCGCGTCGGAGGCGACGGCGGCCGCGATGCTGGCGGCGTCGGTGAACTACCCGCTGCGCGGGGCCGTCACCTTCAAGTCGACCGTCGGCACCAACGTCGCCTCCGACGCCCTCGCGAACCTCTCCAGCGGCGGCGTGCGGGGCGGGGCTCTCGTCATCGTCGGTGAGGACTACGGCGAGGGCTCCAGCATCATGCAGGAGCGCTCGCACGCGTTCGCCATGAAGTCGCAGATGTGGCTGCTCGACCCGCGGCCCAACATCGAGGCGATCGTCAACGCCGTCGAGGCCGGCTTCGAGCTCTCCGAGGCGAGCAGCACCCCGGTGATGCTGCAGCTGCGGCTGCGCTCGTGCCACCTGTACGGGAGCTTCACGGCGAAGGACAACGTCCGGCCGCCGATGACGGTCAAGGACGCCGTCGAGAACCCCTCCCGGCAGCTCGACCGCATCGTGCTGCCGCCCGCGAGCTTCCTGCACGAGAAGGAGAAGATCGAGGACCGCTGGCCCGCCGCCGTCGAGTACATCACCAGCCACGGGCTCAACGAGGTGCTCGGAGCGGGCACGTCCGACGTCGGGATCATCGTCCAGGGTGGCGTCTACAACACCCTCAACCGGGCCATGGAGCTGCTCGGCGTCTCGGACGCCTACGGCAACACCCAGGTGCCGACGTACGTCATGAACGTCACCTACCCGGTGGTGGACGCCGAGATCCTCGACTTCGTCGCCGACAAGCGGGCGGTGCTGCTGCTCGAGGAGGGGCAGCCCGACTACATCGAGCAGAACCTCAACGCGATCCTGCGCCGCGCCGGTTCCGACGTCGCGCTGCACGGCAAGGACCTGCTGCCGGTCGCCGGCGAGTACACCGCCACCGTCGTGACCCAGGCCCTGCACGCCTTCCTCAGCAAGTACCTGCCCGGGACGGTGGCCGAACGCCCGGCCCTGCTGCTGCCGCACAGCGACCCCGGCAGCCCGTTCGCCCCGCGCGTCGAGGCGAGCGTCGTCCGCACGCGCCCGCCGGGCCTGTGCACCGGCTGTCCCGAGCGGCCCATCTTCTCGGCGCTCAAGCTTGCGGAGAAGGAGACCGGCAAGAAGCACCACGTCAGCGCCGACATCGGCTGCCACCTCTTCGCGATCAACGAGCCGTTCAACCTCGGGGCCACGACGATGGGCTACGGCCTCGGCTCGGCCGGTGCGGCAGCCCTCAACTCCAAGGACGCCGACCGGCGCACCGTCGCCGTCATGGGCGACGGCGGGTTCTGGCACAACGGCCTGACCAGCGGCGTCGGCAACGCCGTCTTCAACCAGAGCGACCAGCTCCTGCTCGTCGTCGACAACGCCTACAGCGCCGCGACCGGCGGGCAGGACGTGCTCTCCTCCCGGGCCGACAGCGCGCTGCGCTCCACCAAGCACCCGATCGAGAAGGCCGTCCGGGGCATCGGGGTGACCTGGGCGCGGACCGTCACGAACACGTACAAGATCGGCGAGCTCAAGGATCTCTTCGTCAAGGCGCTGACCACCAAGGAGCCCGGCCCCAAGGTCATCGTCGCCCAGAGCGAGTGCCAGCTGAACAAGCAGCGGCGGGAGAAGCCGCAACGAGCAAAGGCGATCAAGGAGGGCAAGCGCGTCGTCAAGGAACGGTTCGGCGTCGACGCCGACACCTGCACGGGAGACCACGCCTGCATCCGCGTCTCGGGCTGCCCGTCCCTGTCGATCAAGGCCAACCCGGACCCCATGCGCACCGACCCGGTGGCCACGGTGCTCGACTCCTGCGTGGGCTGCGGCGTCTGCGGTGCCAACGCCCATGCGGCGTCGCTGTGCCCGTCGTTCTACCGCAGCGACCTGGTCTTCAACCCGACCTGGCGTGACCGGACGCTGGCCTGGCTGCGTGCGCGCTGGATCGGCGCGCTGTCCCTGGGCGTGGAGCGCCGCGCCGACCGTTTCGAACCTGCCGAGGTGAACTGATGAGCAGCTGGAGCTCGGGCCGCCGGCCCATCACGATCGCGATCCTCGCCATGGGTGGCGAGGGCGGCGGCGTCCTCGCCGACTGGATCGTCGCCGTCGGCGAGAACGCGGGGTATCACTCGCAGAACACCTCGGTCGCCGGCGTCGCCCAGCGCACCGGGGCCACCGTCTACTACGTCGAGCTGTACCCGGGCGGCCGCTCCCAGGGCGACGACGTGCGTCGCGAGCCGGTGCTGAGCCTCTTCCCGACGCCGGGCGAGGTCGACATCGTCATCGCGTCGGAGCTGATGGAGGCCGGGCGGGCGATCCAGCGGGGCTTCTCGACGCCGGACCGCACCACCCTCATCGCCTCGACCAACCGGGTCTACTCGATGGACGAGAAGCTCGCCCTGGGCGACGGGCGCGTCGACAGCAACACGCTGCTCGAGGCCGCGCACGCCGGCGCCAAGCACTTCATCGGTGCCGACTTCATGGAGCTGGCCCTCGCGGCCCGCAGCGTCATCAGCGCCTCGCTGTTCGGTGCGCTCGCCGGGTCGGGCGCGCTGCCGTTCGACCGCACCGGCTTCGAGGACGCGATCCGCGCCAGCGGCAAGGGCGTCGACGCCTCGCTCGCCGCCTTCGCGGCCGGCTACGACGCCGCGCAACGCCCGGCGCCGCTCCCGCTCCCCGCGGCGCCCACCCCGGCGAGCGGCGGGCCCGTGGCCGTGACCATCGGCCTCAGCCGCCCCGTCGACCCCGCCGAGGAGGCCGCCACCGCGGCGGAGAAGCGCCGCGAGGAGCAGGCCGTCCGCGACCCCGGCGCGCTTGTCGGAGCCGCGCTGCAGCACGCCGCCGCCCGCGTCACCGCGGACTTCCCCGCGCCGGCACGCTCGATGCTGCTGCACGGCGTCGTGCGCACCGCCGTCTACCAGGACACCCGCTACACCGACGCCTACCTCGACCGCGTGGCCCGGTTCGCGGCCGTGGAACGGCCGGACGGCCCGGCCCGGCTGACCACCGAGGCCGCCCGCCACATCGCCCTGTGGATGTGCTACCAGGACACCATCCAGGTCGCGCAGCAGAAGATCCGCCGCCGCCGTCTGGACGGGGTCCGCACCGAGGCCAAGGCGGCCCCCGGCCAGCTGCTGAACGTCCGCGAGTACCTGCACCCGCAGGTCGAGGAGATCGCAGACACCCTGCCCACCGCGCTCGGACGCTGGGTCGCCGGGTCGGCCTGGTTCGGCAAGGCGGTCGGCAGGCTCACGCGCAACGGCATGATCGTCAACACCACGGGCATCATCGGCTTCACGATGCTGTGGGCGATGGCCATGTTCCGCCCGCTGCGGCCACGGTCCCTGCGCTTCGGGCGCGAGCAGGCGGCCATCGACGCCTGGCTCGACCAGGCGCTCGCGGCGGCCGCGATCGACTACGACCTCGCCTGCGAGATCGTCGAGTGCCAGCGCGTGCTCAAGGGGTACGGCGCCACGCACCAGCACGGCACGGAGAGCTTCGCGATCCTCCTGGCGGAGGCTGCCGCGCTCGCGGGCCGGCCCGACGCCGCCGCGACGCTCGTGCGGCTGCGCGACGCCGCCCTCGCGGACGAGGACGGCAGCGCGCTGCAGCAGGCGCGCGCCGAGCTCGCGTCCGGCGCCCCGGTTCCGGAGCTCTCGCCCGTGGCCTGACTGCGGGTGCCTGCGCGCCCTGTCGGCGGGGGTCACCTCGATGGCAGGGCGCGCGGCACCGGGGTCCCACCGGTGGCCTTGCCGTACTGGACGTCGACCGCCGTCGGGACGAAGCCCGCACGCGCATAGGTGGCGAGCGCGGCCGCGTTGTCACCGTCGACGTACAGGGTGGCGCGCCGCGCCCGGGTGGCCAGGTGGTCGAGCCCGACGGCGGTGAGCGTCGCGCCCAGGCCGCGGCCCTGGTGGGCGGGGTCGACGCCGACGGCGTAGATCTCACCGTCGTCACCCTCGACCTTGGTCCACAGGGAGCCCGCGAGGGTGCCGTCGGGGGCCTCGGCCAGGAAGAACCCCGCGGGGTCGAACCACGGCTCGGCCATGCGGTCGTGCAGGTCGGCGACGGTCAGGCGGCCCTGCTCGGGGTGCGCGGCGAAGGCCCGCGCGTTGAGCGCGACCCAGGCGTCGTCGTCGACCCCGGGGACGAACGCCCGCACGCGGTACCCGCCCCCGGTGGTTGAGCCGCCTCCGGTGGTTGAGCCTGTCGAAACCACCCCCGAGGTCGACGCCGAGGTGGTTTCGACAGGCTCAACCACCGGTGGAGCAGGTTCGACGGGCTCAACCACCGGGGGAGCAGGTTCGACGGGCTCAGTCACCGGTGGCGTGGGTTCGACAGGCGCAACCACCGGTGGGAAGGGCTTCGTGAGGAACAGCAGCTCGCGCACGACGACGTAACCCGCCGCCGCCGCGAACGCGCGCGCGGGCTCCAGGTTGCCGTGGGCCCACACCCGCAGCCGCTTCCCGTGGTGGCCGGCGGTCCCCCCGAACTGGGGCAGCGTGGCGTCCCGCTCCGCGGTGCGCAGCAGCAGTCCGCCCACCCCGGCGCGACGGTGCTCCGGGTGCACGACCAGCTCGGCGCTCGCGTCCTCCCCGCCACGGTCGACCTGCGCGTACCCGATGACCTGCCCGGCCTTCGAGCGCGCGACCACATGGGTCAGCCACCCCTCGTCGCTGCTCAACCGCAGCAACGGCTGCTCCGACAGCGGGGCGACGCCGTCGGCGGTCTCGGCGGCACGCGCGAGCCCTCGAACCCCCTCGACGTCGGACGGACCGAGCGGACCGATCTGCAGCGGCACGGGCATCCTCACGCCCCCATCATGAGTCACGCTCGCCGAGCACGTCCCCGACCTCGCGCCGGAGCTCGCTGACCAGCTCGGCCTCGCTGGGGAGATAGAGCTGGTACCGGGAGGCGAGGATCGTGGTGTTGTCCGTGGGGAGCGAGTACCGCACGACGGTGTCGTTCTTGTCGGCGCAGAGCAGGATGCCGACCGTGGGGTTCTCGTCGCCGAGCTTCTCCTCCCGGTCGAAGTAGTTGACGTACATCTGGAGCTGGCCCAGGTCCGCGTGGGTCACCTTGCGGGTCTTGAGTTCCACGAGCACGAAGCAGCGCAGCAGGCGGTTGTAGAGCACCAGGTCCACGAAGAACTCGTCGTCCTCCAGCACGATGCGCCGCTGCCGGGCGACGAACGAGAACCCGTTGCCCAGCTCGAGCAGGAACGACTGGAGATGGGTCAGGAGCGCGCCCTCCAGGTCGCGCTCGTAGTACTCGGGCCGACGCTCCAGGCCCAGGAACTCCAGCACCATCGGATCCTTGATGATCTCCGTCGGATCCTGAGGGATGCGTTCGCCGCGGGCCGCGGCCATGACGGCGTCGCGGTTCGTCGAGGCGAGCAGGCGCTCGAACAGCCCGGAGTTGACCTGGCGTTCGAGCTCGCGGCCGGTCCAGCCGTTGGTCACGGCTTCCCGCTCGTAGTACTCGCGCTTGTCGGCGTCGTCCATCGTGCTCAGGAGCCGATACTGGCTCCAGTTCAATTCTGACCGCACTGCGGTCAGAATCGGGTAGGCGGTGTAGAACTGCTTCGCGCGCCAGAGCTGCCGAGCGGCGAACCCGCTCCCGAACTCCGGCTGAAGCCCCGCCGCAAGTCGATCGACGATCCTCTTCCCGTACTCGGCCCGTGCCTCGCCGCCCTGTTCCTCCTCGACGATCCGCTCCCCGAGCCGCCAGTACATCCGCACCCGTTCGGCGTCCACGCTCCGCACCGCCCGGGTGCGCGCATCGAGGATGATCTGCCGTGCTTCGCTGAGCAGCGCTCCGGGGACGGGCGCCTGGGAACGTGTGTTCGATTGCGTCATGCGCGGCAACCTAGCCCAGTGCGACTCTGCGCTGTCAAGGGTCGCCGAAGGCCCTGTGGATAACTCGCTGCATCGACCGAAGGGCCTGGTCCGAGCCGCGATCGCGGCTCGGACCAGGCCCTTCGGAAGCGTGCTCAGTCGTCTGCGGACTTGCCTGCCGCGAGGCCGGCGGTGATCAGGTCCATGACGGAGGAGTCGGCCAGGGTGGTCGCGTCGCCGACGGCGCGGTTCTCGGCGACGTCGCGCAGCAGGCGGCGCATGATCTTGCCCGAGCGGGTCTTGGGGAGCTCGGCCACCACCAGGATGCGCTTCGGCTTGGCGATCGGGCCGATCTCCTTGGCCACGTGGGCCCGCAGCTCGGCCTGGACCTGCTCCGCGCCGTCGGGCGTCGCCGCGCGACCGGCGTGCTCGCCACGCAGGATCACGAACGCGACCACGGCCTGTCCCGTCATGTCGTCGGAGGCGCCGACCACGGCGGCCTCGGCCACGATGTCGTGCGAGACGAGCGCCGACTCGATCTCCGTGGTCGACAGCCGGTGCCCCGAGACGTTCATGACGTCGTCGACGCGGCCGAGCAGCCAGATGTCGCCGTCGTCGTCCTTCTTGGCGCCGTCGCCCGCGAAGTACAGGCCCCGGAACCGCGACCAGTAGGTGTCCTCGTAGCGCTGCCGGTCGCCCCAGATGCCGCGCAGCATCGACGGCCACGGCTCGGTGAGCACCAGATAGCCGCCACCGCCGTCGGGCACGGGCTTGGCCTCGTCGTCGACGACGTCGGCGGCGATGCCCGGCAGCGGCACCTGGGCGGACCCCGGCTTGGCGGCCGTGACGCCCGGGAGCGGGCTGATCATGATCGCGCCCGTCTCCGTCTGCCACCACGTGTCGACGATGGGGGTGGTGTCCCCGCCGATGACGCGGCGGTACCAGATCCACGCCTCGGGGTTGATGGGCTCGCCCACCGAGCCCAGGAGGCGCAGCGAGGACAGGTCGAAGGCCGACGGGATGTCCTCGCCCCATTTCATGCACGTGCGGATCGCGGTGGGGGCGGTGTAGAGGATCGAGACGCCGTACTTCTCGATGAGCTCCCACCAGCGGCCGCGGTGCGGGGTGTCCGGGGTGCCCTCGTAGAGGAGCTGTGTGGCCCCGTTGGTCAGCGGACCGTAGACGACGTAGGAGTGGCCCGTCACCCAGCCGATGTCGGCGGTGCACCAGTAGACGTCGTCGTCCTTGAGGTCGAACACGTTCCGGTGGGTGTAGGCGCACTGGGTGAGGTAGCCGCCCGTGGTGTGCAGGATGCCCTTCGGCTTCCCGGTGGTGCCGGAGGTGTAGAGGATGAACAGCGGGTGCTCGGCGTCCACCCACACGGGCTCGTGGAAGGTGTCCGCCGACTCCAGGGCCTCGTGCCACCAGATGTCGCGGCCCGGCGTCCAGGCGGTCTCCTGGCCCGTGCGGCGCACGACCAGCACGTGCCTGACCGTGTCGGTGCCCGCGCCCGTCAGCGCCTCGTCGACGGCGGGCTTCAGCGCGCTCGCCGCCCCGCGCCGGTAGCCGCCGTCGGCGGTGATCACGAGCGTGGCCTCGGCGTCCGCGATGCGGCTGCGCAGCGCGTCGGCGGAGAACCCGCCGAACACCACGGAGTGCGGGGCGCCGATGCGCGCGCACGCCAGCATGGCGACGACGGACTCGACCAGCATCGGCAGGTAGATGACGACGCGGTCGCCCTTGCTCACGCCGAGCGCGGCGAGGGCGTTGGCCGCCCGTGCGACCTCGCGCTGCAGGTCCGCGTAGGTGACGGTGCGGGTGTCGCCCGGCTCGCCCTCGAAGTGGATGGCGACGCGGTCGCCGTGCCCGGCCTCGACGTGCCGGTCGACGGCGTTGTAGGCGGCGTTGAGGGTGCCGTCGGCGAACCAGCGCGCGACCGGCGCGTCGGACCAGTCGAGGGTCTGGGTGAACGGGGTGCGCCACGAGACGAGCTCGCGGGCCTGCCGGGCCCAGAACTCAGGGCGGTCGGCGGCAGCCTCCGCGTAGAGCGAGGGCTGCGCGTTGGCCTGCGCCGCGAAGGCGGAGGCCGGCGGGAACGACCGGGTCTCGTGCAGCAGGTTCTCGAGGCTCGCGGCCTCAGGGTGCGTGGTCAACTCCAGGAACCTCCAGCGTCGTTGCGGGGCGGCGTCGCTCCGTTGCGGTGCCGCGGTCGTGAGTGTAGACCCACGAGGTGACCGCGCTCACAGGCCGGGATCACAGCACGGCGTCATGACGTCCCGCCCCGTGGGATCCCGTGGGATCCCGAGGTGCCCGGGGCAACCCGGAGGCGGTGGGGCTGCCTAGGCTGCATGGCGTGAGCCTTCTCTTCGAGCCGTACCGGCTGCGCGAGCTGACCGTCCCCAACCGTGCGTGGCTGGCCCCGATGTGCCAGTACTCCGCGGTCGACGGCGTCGTCGGCGACTGGCACCTCGCGCACCTGGGCGCCCGCGCCGTCGGCGGGTTCGGCCTGCTGGTCGCGGAGGCCACCGCCGTCGTGCCGCAGGGGCGCATCTCCCCGCAGGACGCCGGGCTGTGGTCCGAGGACCACGTGCCCCCGTGGCGGCGGGTCACGGACCTCGTGCACGCCCAGGGTGCCGCGGTGGGCGTGCAGCTCGCGCACGCCGGGCGCAAGGCGTCGACGTACCGGCCGTGGTCGCCCGTGCACGGCACGGTCCCGGCGTCCGACGGCGGCTGGGCCACGCTGGGTCCGACGTCGGAGCCGTTCCCCGGCTACGACGCGCCGGACGCGATGACCAGCCGGCAGGTCGCCGACGTCCCCGAGCAGTTCGCCGCCGCCGCCCGCCGCGCGCACGCCGCCGGGTTCGACGTCGTCGAGGTGCACGCCGCGCACGGCTACCTGCTGCACCAGTTCCTGTCCCCGCTGACCAACCGGCGCACCGATGCGTACGGCGGCACGCCGGAGAACCGGGCACGGCTGCTCGCCGAGACCGTCACGGCCGTGCGCGACGCGTGGCCCGACGGCAAGCCGCTGCTCGTGCGGGTCTCGGCGACCGACTGGACCGAGGGCGGGCTCGAACCCGACGACGTCGCGGCGGCGCTCAAGGGCCTCGACGTCGACCTCGTCGACGTCTCGACCGGTGGCCTGCTGCCCGCGCCGGTCCCCGCGGCGCCCGGCTACCAGGTGCCGCACGCCCGCCGCGTGCGCGACGTGTCCGGGCTGCCGGCGGGCGCCGTGGGGCTCATCACGTCGGCCGAGCAGGCCGAGACGATCCTGCGCGACGGTGCCGCGGACGCGGTGCTCGTCGGGCGGGCGGCGCTGCGCGACCCGCACTGGCCGCTGCGTGCGGCCCACGAGCTCGGCGCCGACGTCGCGTGGGCGAAGCAGTACGAGCGGGGAGCGTGGCGGTAGCGGACACGATTGCGGCACCCGGGAGTCGATGTCGACCGGGTGCCGCGCTCGCCGGAGGGCACGGGTAACAGGCGTCTATGTCCTGCTCCGTCACGGGACCTGGCCCGCCGGAGTGTCCTGAGAAGCGGACTTCCTTTGGCGTGGGTTCCGTGCCCTGCCGGGTTGTTGCTACACCTCCATGGAACGCCCCGGCGCGGGGTTGTGCAAGGGGTGTCGCCCACTGATCGGTGGGCGCCCTCGGTGGTCGGTCAGCCGGTGGTCGGTCAGCGCCGGCGCAGGGTTCGCCACACCCACACGCCCGCCACCGCGAGGGCGACGGCTGCCAGGGCGGCGAGCACCGGCGTCGGCGGGCGGAGCGCGGTGCGCAGCGCGACCGGGCGGGTGAACGTGAGCGTGCCCCAGCCGCGTTCGGCGGCCAGACGGCGCAGGGCGCGGTCGGGGTTGACCGCGAAGCCGTGCCCGACGGCGTCGAGCATCGGGGCGTCCGTGATCGAGTCCGTGTACGCGTAGGACCGCGTGAGGTCGTAGCCCTGCTTGGCCGCGAGCTCGCGGATGGCGACGGCCTTGTTCTCGCCGTACGCGTAGAACTCCATGTCCCCGGTGTACCTGCCGTCGGCGACGCGCATCTGCGTGGCGATCGTGTGGTCCGCGCCCAGCACGGCGGCGATGGGCTCCACCAGCTCCGAGCCCGAGGCGGAGACGATGACGACGTCGTGCCCCAGCTCGTGGTGCTCGGCGATCAGGTCCACGGCCTCGGCGTAGACGTAGGGGTCGATGACCTCGTGGACG
The Xylanimonas cellulosilytica DSM 15894 DNA segment above includes these coding regions:
- a CDS encoding NADH:flavin oxidoreductase/NADH oxidase gives rise to the protein MSLLFEPYRLRELTVPNRAWLAPMCQYSAVDGVVGDWHLAHLGARAVGGFGLLVAEATAVVPQGRISPQDAGLWSEDHVPPWRRVTDLVHAQGAAVGVQLAHAGRKASTYRPWSPVHGTVPASDGGWATLGPTSEPFPGYDAPDAMTSRQVADVPEQFAAAARRAHAAGFDVVEVHAAHGYLLHQFLSPLTNRRTDAYGGTPENRARLLAETVTAVRDAWPDGKPLLVRVSATDWTEGGLEPDDVAAALKGLDVDLVDVSTGGLLPAPVPAAPGYQVPHARRVRDVSGLPAGAVGLITSAEQAETILRDGAADAVLVGRAALRDPHWPLRAAHELGADVAWAKQYERGAWR
- a CDS encoding HAD family hydrolase, which gives rise to MTRVAAFFDLDKTIIATSASAALSRPFYEGGLVTRGDVLRSAYAHFLFVLGSADADQTERMRKHLSELATGWDVDKVRQIVAETVHEVIDPYVYAEAVDLIAEHHELGHDVVIVSASGSELVEPIAAVLGADHTIATQMRVADGRYTGDMEFYAYGENKAVAIRELAAKQGYDLTRSYAYTDSITDAPMLDAVGHGFAVNPDRALRRLAAERGWGTLTFTRPVALRTALRPPTPVLAALAAVALAVAGVWVWRTLRRR